A genomic stretch from Brassica rapa cultivar Chiifu-401-42 unplaced genomic scaffold, CAAS_Brap_v3.01 Scaffold1102, whole genome shotgun sequence includes:
- the LOC117131646 gene encoding uncharacterized protein LOC117131646: protein MESNVSREMKTRSSYQVKKGRENKWIWSDWVETALESCGIWSNHVKEEPLKVRAAEKDQTASLKEIQVKVEPLKEVVAAEEGQTARLEVHEAKGVIYSLRQEKDELYQLVGRLREVESELGMVKTHTGRRKQDVIFSFLMGEICELVEHICDVWEINKKPGRWKKGTSCKKGKLRKLSKMWVMMSRLWRKDIKKSMQVGECFYSAYMGESVESSGVMRKLETKGANERVTKEEWDEFVKYVYALATTRRQGAPAKASTSNKPIIVDFGASHHMISDRSLMSDVKKATGGVMIANGDRIPIEGVGKLKLFDKDSDAFYMPQFASNLLSVRKATIDLGCQVVFRPDDVEFQDLKTGRVIGRGDSKNSLYQLQLAKISKPLDSMCLSSTYEKIDSITWLRWSSHELPDQSGPYVPYGLALSLHTRPFSSTMLLSPS from the exons ATGGAGTCAAACGTGAGCAGAGAGATGAAGACAAGATCAAGTTATCAAGTGAAGAAAGGGAGAGAAAACAAGTGGATCTGGTCAGATTGGGTAGAGacagctttggaaagctgtgggatTTGGAGTAATCATGTAAAGGAAGAGCCTTTGAAGGTGagagctgctgagaaagatcagacagcaagttTGAAGGAGATTCAAGTAAAGGTAGAACCTTTAAAGGAGGTGGTAGctgctgaagaaggtcagacagcAAGGTTGGAGGTTCATGAAGCCAAGGGCGTGATCTATAGTCTAAGACAAGAGAAGGATGAGTTGTATCAGCTTGTGGGGAGGCTGAGAGAAGTAGAATCAGAGTTGGGTATGGTAAAAACTCATACaggaaggaggaagcaagatgtgatctttaGCTTTCTTATGGGAGAGATATGTGAGCTGGTTGAACACATttgtgatgtgtgggagatAAACAAGAAGCCAGGTAGATGGAAGAAAGGTACAAGTTGCAAGAAGGGAAAGTTGAGAAAGCTTTCTAAGATGTGGGTTATGATGAGCAGATTATGGAGGAAGGATATCAAGAAGAGTATGCAAGTAGGAGAGTGTTtctactcagcttacatgggagaatctGTAGAGAGCAGTGGGGTTATGAGGAAGCTAGAGACCAAAGGAGCAAATGAGCGTGTCACAAAGGAAGAATGGGATGAgtttgtcaagtatgtgtatgctttggctacgacccggagacaaggtgctcctgccaaagcatccacatccaacaaacccatcattgttgattttggagcaagtcatcacatgattagtgacagaagcttaatgagtgatgtaaagaaagccactgggggtgtgatgatagctaatggtgataggattccaatagaaggagttggaaagctcaagctatttgataaagactcagatgccttctacatgccacaGTTTGCTTCAAATCTACTATCTGTGAGGAAAGCCACGATTGATCTTggctgtcaagtagtattcaggccagatgatgttgagtttcaagatttgaagactggaagggtcattgggagaggagacagcaagaatagtctataccagctccaattggctaagatttctaaacccttggattctatgtgtttgagtagtacttatgaaaaaattgatagtattacttg GCTCAGATGGTCGAGTCATGAACTTCCGGATCAGTCAGGTCCGTACGTTCCGTACGGCCtcgccctaagtttgcacactcGACCATTCTCCTCAACTATGCTTCTAAGTCCCTCCTAg